The Osmerus eperlanus chromosome 25, fOsmEpe2.1, whole genome shotgun sequence DNA window gaggcaagtagggtgaagtgccttgcccaaggacacaacgtcatttggcacggccgggactcaaactggcaaccttctgattactagcccgattccctaaccgctcagccatctgactgccCATGTCACTGCAAAGTATGTACCTCTTTGATGGTGCGGACCACCTCGAACTCTGCGGATGTATGGAAGTCATAGCCCTCTTTACGCAGAAGCAGGCGCAGGTAACGCGAGACATCCCGCCCGGCGATGTCCACCCGCATGATGGAGTGAGGAATGGCGAAGCCCTCGTAGATGGGCACGGCATGGGTCACCCCGTCCCCAGAATCCAGCACCACTCCCGTGGTCCTCCCTGTGGCATAGCTGTAAAACGGAAACCCCGCGCATTGGTGTAGGTCACAGATACGTGTCATCTCTGACTCATAGTTTGCATGTTGTGTATATATAAACATACAGGCTCAACACTGCCTGCATGGAGATGAAGAGGGCCGGTACGTTGAAGGTCTCAAAGAACACCTCTGCAGCCCGCTCCCGGTTTTTAATCGGGTTCAACGGGGCTTCTGTCAGCAGCACAGGATGCTGGATTAAGTAGAACATACCAAACATGTTAGGAAGACAGGACATCCAAAGGTTACTGTATGTGAATCATTGAGGTGCGAGGATGCTTATGCAtcatatattacatttacatttagtcatttagcagacgctcttatccagagtgacttacagtaagtacagggacactcccccaaggcaagtagggtgaagtgccttgcccgaggacacaacctcattttgcacggccgggaatcgaactggaaaccttcagattactagcccgattccctaaccgctcagccacctgacggcCTACCTCTTCAGAGAAGGTCTGAAGTTGCTCCTTGGAGTAGACGTACTGCCAGATCCTCTCCATGTCATTCCAGTCCTTCACTATTCCATGTTCCATGGGGTAACGCACAGACAAAAGTCCCCGGTGCTCCTAGAACCACAGACAGAAAGGGATGGTCAGACatgaaaaccaaaataaccgCACTTGTCACTTCTCACCGTCAGGAACATAACAGACCAGTAGAGTCATGGGGTCGAGTTACCTCAGCTTTAGGTCCAATGAAGAGATCTCCTTCCAGAGCACCTGCCATCACCCGAACATGCTTGGGTCGACCCACACTAAAACAAAATCAAACATAATTCATTTAATATCTTATCGTGCAAGGATCTTGGATCTTGTTGGGGTTTGGTTCATTCAAGGTGGGGCCTGCAGATGCTTGAGATGGAGATGGCTTACTAGTTGGGGAAGCAGTACTTTGGGATCTGGTCCCCTGCAAATCCAGCTTTAACAACACCAGAGCCCTGAAAAAAAATAAGACGACACAAAATAGGCGACAGTGTCATACAACATACAGTTTATTAGAAACGCCACTAAACAGCAACTAAACACTCACGTTACGTTGCTGTCTGGCTAGCTAGCGAGGCTACTCCATCCCCAAATAATGTTAATTGATGAGAATGGGCTAATGTAGCTAGCCAGCCTCACGAATAAGCTTAGTTGGGGCGTAGAATATGGTGGTGCTAGTTAAATAGTCCAGCACCACCAGTGAGGAacgttaactagctagctacagtaccggCGTAATCTAGCTACCCAACTTTAGCCACCGAGCTAGCTAGTATGTCAACAaaactaggctagctagctagacacCACTACGTTTTGATTGTTCAAGACTGGCGTTTCAGCAGCATACAATAGCTAGAGCTAGTATATGCATTGATATCGCCAGGCGTTAGCTAAACTAGCCTAGCAACATGCATAGCGTTAACTGTTCCTTTTAATTGACGTTATTAACTTACATTATCAATCACGACCGGCTGATTTGCTATTATATCGTAGGACTCCATTGTGAACTTGCTAGCAACACCCTTCCACTCTCTACTAGACTCGATACACCCTTCCACTCCAGACCTGCCTGGTCAGGATGTAGAAAAATACAATTCTAAACGCTGTAGCTACATGGAATTTGACTGCGGGAAGGTGCCATAATGCGTTCTATTTGTTATATATCTATCTGCGCCATCTCTAGTGGGGATCTTGACGCCCGTGTCCGACACATATAAGCAGCCTACTTTCCCACACCCAGCAGTCCA harbors:
- the LOC134012296 gene encoding beta-centractin, giving the protein MESYDIIANQPVVIDNGSGVVKAGFAGDQIPKYCFPNYVGRPKHVRVMAGALEGDLFIGPKAEEHRGLLSVRYPMEHGIVKDWNDMERIWQYVYSKEQLQTFSEEHPVLLTEAPLNPIKNRERAAEVFFETFNVPALFISMQAVLSLYATGRTTGVVLDSGDGVTHAVPIYEGFAIPHSIMRVDIAGRDVSRYLRLLLRKEGYDFHTSAEFEVVRTIKERACYLSLNPQKDETLETEKAQYTLPDGSTLDIGPARFRAPELLFRPDLIGDESEGIHEVLAFAIQKSDMDLRRTLFSNIVLSGGSTLLKGFGDRLLSEVKKLAPKDVKIKISAPQERLYSTWIGGSILASLDTFKKMWVSKKEYEEDRARAIHRKTF